From Sporosarcina sp. Te-1, the proteins below share one genomic window:
- a CDS encoding putative glycoside hydrolase, giving the protein MKWMKWGCALVLTAAMGFPASAYAEDSKSTDLTTRTYGFDTIDETLVLQSALFTYQSGLTFEYPDAVRGIYVTGHSAGGARFERLTNLIEQTELNTMVIDIKDDLGNLTYIPADDSPLKQLDIGKPYIKDPNVMLKTLEEKKIYPIARVVVFKDSVLAENRPDLSFMDGNAVWENRRGDSFVNPFMKEVWDYNVQIAIEAAKMGFQEIQFDYVRFPEGFEKRHDVLGYSLGQYEDSDLDPVQRRVEAVTDFVAYAKKQLEPYGVDVSVDIFGYSATLPEAPGIGQNFSKISENVDVISSMIYPSHWTSYFGIAKPDLEPYQLVDAYAKVENTKLDELKNRPTSRPWLQDFTASWLGSGNYLKYGKKEVEAQIKALQDNGIHEFLLWNAGNTYTENVDYTP; this is encoded by the coding sequence ATGAAATGGATGAAATGGGGATGTGCCTTAGTGTTGACGGCCGCGATGGGATTCCCCGCAAGTGCGTATGCCGAGGATTCAAAATCCACGGATTTGACTACCCGTACATATGGATTTGACACCATCGATGAAACATTGGTGTTACAATCCGCGTTGTTTACATATCAATCCGGTTTAACGTTCGAGTATCCTGATGCCGTCCGAGGCATTTATGTGACGGGGCATTCAGCTGGAGGAGCCCGATTTGAACGTCTCACTAACTTGATTGAGCAGACAGAATTGAATACGATGGTCATCGATATTAAGGATGATCTTGGAAATCTCACATATATACCTGCGGACGATTCTCCGCTCAAGCAGTTGGACATTGGCAAGCCATACATTAAAGATCCCAACGTAATGCTGAAAACATTGGAAGAAAAAAAGATCTATCCAATCGCACGGGTTGTCGTGTTTAAAGACAGCGTTCTTGCTGAAAATCGTCCTGACTTGTCATTTATGGATGGGAATGCTGTCTGGGAAAACAGGCGTGGAGATTCCTTTGTCAATCCCTTTATGAAAGAAGTATGGGATTACAACGTGCAAATTGCCATTGAAGCCGCCAAGATGGGGTTTCAGGAAATCCAGTTTGACTATGTCCGTTTCCCGGAAGGTTTTGAAAAACGACATGATGTATTAGGCTACTCGTTAGGACAATACGAGGATTCGGACCTGGACCCGGTACAACGGAGAGTCGAGGCTGTTACGGATTTCGTGGCATACGCTAAAAAACAATTGGAACCTTATGGTGTGGATGTCTCTGTCGATATTTTCGGCTACTCTGCGACATTGCCGGAGGCGCCTGGAATAGGACAGAATTTCTCGAAGATCTCAGAGAACGTGGATGTCATCTCATCTATGATTTATCCGAGCCATTGGACTTCCTATTTTGGAATTGCAAAACCGGATTTAGAGCCATATCAGCTAGTTGATGCGTATGCAAAAGTAGAAAACACAAAACTGGATGAATTGAAGAACCGGCCGACTTCCCGTCCATGGCTGCAGGATTTTACGGCATCTTGGCTAGGGAGCGGAAATTATTTGAAATACGGCAAAAAGGAAGTAGAGGCTCAAATCAAAGCGCTGCAAGATAACGGAATCCACGAGTTTTTATTATGGAATGCAGGCAATACGTATACGGAAAATGTCGATTATACACCATGA
- the spxA gene encoding transcriptional regulator SpxA encodes MGVTLFTSPSCTSCRKAKAWLEEHEIPYSERNIFSEPLNIDEIKQILRMTEDGTDEIISTRSKIFQKLNVDVESLPLQRLYELIQEHPGLLRRPIILDEKRLQVGYNEDEIRRFLPRKVRAYQLLEARRMVN; translated from the coding sequence ATGGGAGTTACATTATTTACTTCACCAAGTTGCACATCATGCAGAAAAGCGAAAGCATGGTTGGAGGAACATGAGATTCCATATTCAGAGCGTAACATCTTTTCGGAACCTTTGAATATAGATGAGATTAAACAAATCCTTCGTATGACGGAAGACGGGACAGACGAGATCATCTCCACTCGGTCGAAAATTTTCCAAAAGTTGAACGTCGATGTGGAAAGTCTACCGTTGCAAAGACTATATGAATTAATACAAGAACATCCAGGTCTTTTAAGAAGACCGATCATCCTAGATGAAAAAAGGCTGCAGGTAGGGTACAATGAAGATGAGATTCGTCGCTTCCTACCTAGAAAAGTAAGAGCCTATCAGCTGCTTGAAGCGCGGCGTATGGTTAACTAA
- the mecA gene encoding adaptor protein MecA → MEIERINENTVKFYLSYIDIEERGFTREEVWYNRDKSEELFWEMMDEINDETEFEIEGPLWIQVHAMNNGIEVTVTRAQMPSDGEDMEMPFGMEDPRKMFHQDPTMFGKSDEMQDEVNDEPEEWTSDMFVFGDFEELISMSSELSNYTVHTSLYAFEEKYYLYVEYDENSDDARKTDFCSVMTEHGALSNVSIHRLQEYGNVIMESDVFQTIRTYFG, encoded by the coding sequence ATGGAAATAGAACGTATAAACGAAAACACAGTGAAGTTCTACTTATCATATATCGACATTGAAGAACGTGGTTTCACTCGCGAGGAAGTATGGTATAACCGGGACAAAAGTGAAGAATTGTTCTGGGAGATGATGGACGAAATCAATGATGAAACTGAATTTGAGATCGAAGGTCCTCTTTGGATCCAAGTCCACGCGATGAATAATGGAATTGAAGTGACCGTCACACGTGCTCAAATGCCGTCTGATGGCGAGGATATGGAAATGCCGTTTGGCATGGAAGATCCGAGGAAAATGTTCCACCAAGATCCTACCATGTTCGGCAAGTCGGATGAAATGCAAGATGAAGTGAACGATGAGCCGGAAGAATGGACATCAGATATGTTCGTCTTCGGTGATTTTGAAGAATTAATCTCCATGTCGAGTGAACTTTCCAATTACACGGTCCACACATCTCTTTACGCATTCGAAGAGAAATATTATCTCTATGTCGAATACGATGAGAATTCCGATGATGCACGCAAAACCGATTTTTGCAGTGTAATGACGGAGCATGGCGCTCTTTCAAACGTTTCAATCCACAGATTGCAGGAATACGGAAACGTCATTATGGAGTCGGATGTGTTTCAAACAATCCGGACCTATTTTGGCTAA
- a CDS encoding competence protein CoiA: MLSAKTGNGQLIILSSELSRYELKQLRISERFFCPDCGSVLHLKVGDIVIPHFAHARDSQCTSAFSEGESAEHLKGKQQLYRFLTSADQQVLLEPLLSALSQRPDLLIRDVKASVPIEFQCSRIPISLMKERTQGYRNAGMEPIWILHTPAKFKTLPLGVGEFRFSKFEEQFISTPPTQIPYLLTYNTYQQTFHYYSNLLPVDGQRYIGVHTTLPIAYQRYPFALPKVPTDLMLAQYLSTYVRLREHYICSRIHYNRQGIQNPFLRSCYELRIPPMLLPDWIGVPVQGKRAFRINDCEWQLCLLHDLTQNCMEFSEASADYLDQFCRQFQGSTSEQATACRLYLAFLMENGIHSFQGQSELGENKILRLISERFLANHV, from the coding sequence ATGTTATCAGCCAAGACTGGGAACGGGCAGCTCATCATTCTTTCATCAGAACTGTCCCGGTACGAGTTGAAACAACTTCGGATTTCTGAACGATTTTTCTGTCCGGACTGCGGTTCTGTTCTGCATTTGAAAGTGGGTGACATCGTTATTCCACATTTTGCACATGCAAGAGATTCCCAATGTACAAGCGCTTTTTCAGAAGGAGAATCGGCTGAACATTTAAAAGGCAAGCAGCAGCTGTATCGCTTTCTGACCAGCGCGGATCAGCAGGTACTTCTGGAACCGCTGTTGTCAGCGCTGTCACAACGTCCCGATTTGCTCATTCGGGACGTAAAGGCCAGCGTCCCGATCGAATTCCAATGCAGCCGTATTCCGATCTCGCTGATGAAGGAACGGACGCAAGGCTATCGAAATGCAGGCATGGAACCCATATGGATTTTGCATACCCCGGCAAAATTCAAGACGCTTCCACTAGGCGTAGGAGAGTTCCGTTTCTCTAAATTTGAGGAACAATTTATTAGTACCCCCCCAACTCAAATCCCGTATCTCCTCACATACAATACGTATCAGCAGACATTCCACTATTATAGCAATTTGTTGCCCGTTGACGGACAACGTTATATCGGCGTTCACACTACATTGCCGATCGCTTATCAGCGATATCCTTTTGCTCTTCCGAAAGTGCCGACTGATTTGATGCTTGCCCAATATTTGTCTACCTATGTTCGACTTAGGGAACACTACATTTGTTCACGAATTCATTACAATCGGCAAGGGATTCAGAATCCATTTTTAAGAAGCTGCTACGAACTTCGAATACCACCCATGCTGCTCCCCGATTGGATTGGCGTTCCGGTTCAAGGAAAGAGAGCGTTCCGTATCAATGATTGTGAATGGCAACTCTGCCTTCTCCACGACTTAACGCAAAACTGTATGGAATTCAGCGAAGCTTCAGCTGACTATCTGGACCAATTTTGCCGACAATTTCAAGGCTCTACTTCTGAACAGGCAACCGCCTGTCGATTGTATCTCGCATTTTTAATGGAAAATGGCATACACTCCTTTCAAGGACAGTCGGAACTAGGCGAAAATAAGATTTTGCGTTTAATTTCAGAAAGATTTCTTGCAAACCACGTTTGA
- the pepF gene encoding oligoendopeptidase F: MTTESTNKVLTRDEVKVEETWRLEDIFPTDEAWETEFKEIESLLEQAGSFQGTLGNGPEALFEALSYRDTISQKMRKLYTYSHLKGDQDTTNSFYQAMDSRAKSLYVKVSTALSYFTPELLAIQEAQLSKMVEENDNLRVYTHEFEELNALRPHVLPAEQEALLAQLSEVTSSSSETFSMLNNADLTFPMVKDENGEEVELSHGRYIRFLESTDPRVREDAFKAMYSKYGEFKNTFASTLAGNVKSHNVNARIRKFESARQAALSANHIPEQVYDNLVSTINKNIGLLHRYVALRKKVMEVSELHMWDMFTPLVKDVEMKIPYEEAKATMLESFHPLGEEYKSIVKEGLDNRWVDVRENKGKRSGAYSSGAYGTNPYILMNWQDNVNNMFTLAHEFGHSVHSYYSRKTQPFIYSGYSIFVAEVASTVNEALLNDHLLKTIDDEQKRIYLLNHWLDGFRGTVFRQTMFAEFEHLIHQLDQQGVALTADKLTEEYYALNQKYFGDAVAEDKEIGLEWARIPHFYYNYYVYQYATGFSAAVALSHQILTEGQPAVDRYINHFLKAGSSDYPIEVLKKAGVDMTSTAPIEEACKVFEERLNELEELLNKQ, encoded by the coding sequence ATGACAACGGAATCTACTAATAAGGTATTAACTCGTGATGAAGTAAAAGTGGAAGAAACTTGGCGTCTGGAAGATATTTTCCCGACCGACGAGGCATGGGAAACGGAGTTTAAAGAGATCGAGTCTCTGCTCGAACAGGCAGGTTCTTTCCAAGGGACGTTAGGGAATGGACCGGAAGCTCTATTCGAAGCGCTTTCCTATCGGGATACGATTTCGCAAAAAATGCGCAAACTGTACACCTATTCGCATCTGAAAGGTGACCAGGATACGACAAATAGCTTCTACCAAGCAATGGATAGCCGTGCTAAGTCACTTTATGTCAAAGTGTCGACAGCTCTATCCTATTTTACGCCGGAATTGCTTGCTATTCAGGAAGCTCAGTTGAGCAAAATGGTGGAAGAAAACGATAACCTCCGTGTCTATACGCATGAATTCGAGGAATTGAATGCACTCCGTCCTCATGTGCTGCCGGCTGAACAAGAAGCATTGCTTGCCCAGTTAAGTGAAGTGACGTCAAGCTCTTCTGAAACATTTAGCATGTTGAACAATGCGGACTTGACATTCCCGATGGTCAAAGATGAAAACGGGGAGGAAGTCGAGCTGTCACATGGCCGTTATATCCGCTTCCTGGAAAGCACTGACCCACGTGTTCGTGAGGATGCTTTCAAAGCGATGTATAGCAAATATGGCGAGTTTAAAAACACATTTGCTTCCACGCTTGCTGGCAATGTGAAGAGCCACAATGTCAATGCGCGTATCCGAAAATTTGAATCAGCACGTCAAGCGGCCCTATCGGCAAATCATATTCCGGAGCAGGTGTATGATAATCTGGTATCTACAATCAACAAAAACATTGGCTTGCTTCACCGTTATGTTGCACTGCGGAAGAAAGTTATGGAAGTCAGCGAGCTTCATATGTGGGACATGTTCACACCGTTGGTAAAAGATGTGGAGATGAAAATCCCTTATGAGGAAGCGAAAGCAACGATGCTTGAAAGTTTCCATCCGCTTGGTGAAGAGTATAAGTCGATTGTAAAAGAAGGGTTGGATAATCGCTGGGTGGACGTCCGCGAAAATAAAGGAAAGCGCTCGGGGGCTTACTCTTCTGGCGCTTACGGCACGAATCCCTATATCCTCATGAACTGGCAGGATAACGTGAACAACATGTTCACATTGGCACATGAATTCGGTCATAGTGTACACAGCTACTACTCACGGAAAACACAGCCATTCATTTATAGCGGCTACTCCATTTTCGTGGCTGAAGTTGCTTCCACAGTAAATGAGGCTCTTCTGAACGATCATCTATTGAAAACGATCGATGACGAGCAAAAACGGATCTACTTGCTCAACCACTGGTTGGATGGATTCCGTGGTACTGTCTTCCGTCAAACGATGTTTGCGGAGTTCGAGCATTTGATTCACCAGTTGGATCAGCAGGGTGTAGCGCTCACGGCGGATAAGTTGACAGAAGAATACTATGCGCTTAATCAGAAATACTTCGGGGATGCTGTGGCGGAGGATAAGGAAATTGGTCTTGAATGGGCTAGAATTCCGCATTTCTACTACAATTACTATGTCTATCAATACGCAACAGGCTTCAGCGCGGCTGTTGCATTGAGCCATCAGATCCTAACGGAAGGGCAGCCTGCTGTCGATCGTTATATCAATCACTTCTTAAAAGCCGGATCATCCGATTATCCGATTGAAGTATTGAAAAAAGCTGGCGTCGATATGACAAGCACTGCTCCAATCGAAGAAGCATGCAAAGTATTTGAAGAGCGCTTGAACGAATTGGAAGAACTGTTGAACAAACAATAA
- a CDS encoding DsbA family protein, with translation MNRRTLLETPVSTPSQSRPIELYVFVDPLCSACWSLQPLLRKLQIEYDRYFSLQLALRTSIPKTNACCRNEADLKACEKSHPAFPSIAMKAAEFQGKRAGFRFLSKMYEYTFLKNRNITSFSVLTEIAEKLTLDVDEFVRDFSSKNVMRSLQVDLYLAKEMEVLEAPTFVFFNGNIEDEGLMVSGSYPYEVYEQILEELLGCSITPECPPELDDLLQRFDTMSTKEIASIYSLTEKEAERELKKRLLQQKVERLPLENTTLWRNK, from the coding sequence TTGAACCGTCGGACATTGTTGGAAACTCCGGTCTCTACGCCATCCCAATCGAGGCCGATTGAATTATATGTTTTCGTGGATCCATTGTGCAGCGCATGCTGGTCTTTGCAGCCGCTGCTCCGTAAGTTGCAGATCGAATATGATCGCTACTTTTCATTGCAACTCGCCTTGCGCACCTCTATTCCGAAAACAAATGCGTGCTGCCGCAATGAAGCGGATTTAAAAGCGTGCGAGAAAAGCCATCCAGCTTTTCCGAGCATCGCCATGAAAGCCGCCGAATTCCAAGGCAAACGGGCCGGTTTCCGCTTCTTATCCAAAATGTATGAGTATACGTTCTTGAAAAACAGGAACATTACCTCTTTTTCAGTCTTAACCGAAATTGCAGAAAAGCTTACCCTGGATGTGGATGAATTCGTTCGCGATTTCTCTTCTAAAAATGTCATGCGTTCCCTGCAAGTGGATTTATATTTAGCAAAGGAAATGGAAGTGCTTGAAGCACCGACATTTGTCTTTTTTAATGGCAACATTGAAGATGAAGGCTTGATGGTTAGCGGATCCTACCCATATGAGGTATATGAGCAAATACTGGAGGAACTTCTCGGCTGCTCAATCACGCCCGAATGCCCTCCTGAGCTAGATGATTTATTGCAACGTTTTGATACGATGTCTACGAAAGAAATCGCGAGCATCTATTCCTTGACGGAAAAAGAAGCGGAACGTGAATTGAAAAAACGCCTTCTTCAACAGAAGGTCGAACGCTTACCTTTAGAAAACACGACATTATGGCGAAATAAATAA
- a CDS encoding globin, which produces MTRKPLNPYEEIGAEKLSELIDRFYEKVAVHPDLYPIFPKDLTETARKQKQFQTQYLGGPNLYTEEHGHPMMKARHMPFPITPTRAKAWLSCMHEAMDEVGMEGKLREIYFKRLEMTANHMVNRNEGDIH; this is translated from the coding sequence ATGACTCGAAAACCTTTGAACCCTTATGAGGAGATCGGTGCTGAAAAGTTGTCGGAACTCATCGACCGATTTTATGAAAAAGTTGCTGTCCATCCGGACTTATATCCGATTTTCCCAAAAGACCTGACCGAAACGGCGAGAAAGCAGAAACAATTTCAGACTCAATATTTGGGCGGACCCAATTTATATACCGAAGAACATGGACATCCGATGATGAAAGCAAGACATATGCCATTCCCCATCACACCGACTCGGGCCAAAGCATGGCTATCCTGCATGCACGAAGCTATGGATGAAGTCGGAATGGAAGGAAAACTGCGCGAAATTTACTTTAAGCGGCTGGAAATGACAGCTAATCATATGGTAAATCGGAACGAGGGTGATATTCATTGA